Genomic DNA from Setaria italica strain Yugu1 chromosome V, Setaria_italica_v2.0, whole genome shotgun sequence:
ACAAATAATAAGGTTTAGTTGGATATGGAGCCATCTCTATTTTTCTAgctttattcaaaattttatttattattatcTATTATAGCACTTTCTATCATTTGAGATCTAACTTCACATAGAGCCTAACTAGTCAAACTAGAATGAAATTGACTTTCTTCCGAACTTATATAATCTTGGTTATAAAAGAAGAACAAGTTTAACTAGAACAATTTTTGAAATGAGCCACCAAGCTAGGGAGCTTTTTTGTCTGCCATAAATGGGACCAACCTTTGTGAAAAAAAAGTGAATAGCACTACGAAGCAAGGGGAATTAACaaaaaggaggagaggagggtcCCTATGGATCGGATATACACTTGAAGCTGCGATTTGGAAGTAACATGGAGAACCACAGAGATATGCGTTAAAACCTAAGATTGCCTGAGGAAAGATACGAGTATATTACGGATTTGTCGAGCAAACGATTTATAGGTTTATTTACGTTTAATTTGACTTGTTTGGTCAAAATGATTATTTATGGATATATACTAAGTATACAAGAAGTAGTCTTCTATTGTAGAGGATATTTTGCATGGGAGTTGGGAGAGGACAAAATCGACGGTGGATCGACCCGCAAGCGGGCAGAAAGCTCACGTTCCACCGAAACACACACCACACTGGGGTTGGGCTCCGCCCACCCGGTCGGTCGGCAGCCGGCTGGTCCAGAACAACCAGATCGGCATCGCGCCCAACCCACTAGGCGAGCCACCGCCCACTAGCCTagcccatcccatcccatcccatcctgCCATTACTCTCTCTGCGACCGGGCCCCACGCTTCTTGGTCCCACTCGTCATCGTAACAGATAAAGCTATGATTAAAGCACGTGGCGGAGAGAAGGGGAAATTTTCCTCGACGGCAGGTGCCCGATTTATCTATCcccgcggccgcctccgccgcctcacccTCGCCCAGATCCAAATCCGAGCCCCGATCCGCACGCGCCCATGAATTTCTTCAGCTCCGTCTTCTCCGCccccgccgaggaggaggagggcgaggagcaGCGGGAGGGGGAGCAGGAGGGCAAGCAGGAGCCGGCGGCCGAGCAGTCGGGCGGAGGGTGGATTTTCGGTGGGCTGATCGACACGCTCAAGGAGGAGATTGAGGAGCAGCGGAGGGTGAATgagtcggccgccgccgcggaggaggaggaggtgcagcAGGGAGCCGAgggggccgaggaggaggctggctccggcggcgggtggaTCTTCGGCGGACTGATCAAGACGCTCGCTGAGGAGATCGAGGCCCAGCGGAAGGAGCAGGAGGTCATTGCAGCagcggccgcggaggaggagggtaAGGAGCGCGAGCGGGGAGCTGAAGCTGATGCGACGGCGGACGAAGAGGGGGAGGGTTCTGGCGGCGGGTGGAGCTTCGGCGGCCTGATCAAGACGCTCGCGGAGGAGATTGAGGCTCAGCGGAACGAACagggcgccgctgctgctgtggaggaggaggagggagagcgaGGAGCCGATGCGGAAGTGGCGGCTgcggaaggggaggagggggatgaGGCCGGGGAGGGTCCAGATGGCGGGTGGAGCTTCGGGGGCCTGGTGAAGACGTTCGCGTCGCGGTCGGAGACAGTGCTGGGAGGCTACCGCCGCGACCTCCAGGACCTCGGGTCGGGGCTCCGCCTCGAGACAGCCGCGctccgggccgccgccgcgcgagcCGCCTCGGCGCTCCCCGGCGCGCTGGAGGCCAGCGCGTCTGCTGCCTCCGACAGGCTCGAGTCCGTGGGCCAGGCCGTCGACGACcttggtgccgccgccgccggcctcctctcGCATGCCAACGAGGCCCTCCGGTCTGCGGAAGGCGATGGTGAGGATGGTGACGGTGCCTCCCGCCCCTCGGATGCCTCTGCTTCAGGTGCTTCCTGGCGTGCCTCCCTGCCATCCAAGAAGTACACCAGGTTTGAGGCTCAGGTCTTGGCGCTGCGCGCTGATCCTGCCACGTTCACCGAGGAGCCAGAGGACTCCGAGGGCTTTGCCAGATGGAATAGCTCGTTCTCAATTGATGAGGTGAAGGAGCAGATAGAGGGAGTGCTCCGAGAAAGCCCTGGACTAGAGAGCTTTGTGGAGAGGCTTGTGCCGTCAGTTGTTGATTATGAGACATTCTGGTCTCGGTATTTCTTTGCGGTCGATAAGCTCAGGCAGGCAGAGGATGTCCGCACCAAACTCGTGAGCAGGGCCATGTcgaaggaggaggatgaagaactCAGTTGGGATGttgatgacgatgatgaagatgcaAATACCAGTGATCACAAAGAAGGCACAAACTCCATGGTAGAtaagaaagaagagaaatcaGCAGATCCCTTTAACCATGAAACAGAGGGCAGTGGGAAACAAGAAGCGGCAGTTGGGACTGATTCGACAGAAGATAAGGAGGTAGCTTCGGCGGAAGCAAAGGATGGTAATGGTGAATCCAGTGTTGAAACATTGACACCAAAGTCGAGCAATGGTGTGGGACAGGAAGAGAAGGCTGAAGCTGGTGACTCATCTAAGGAGAGCGATTTTTCAGTGGTGTCTCAACCATCAGCACAGGAGGAAGATCTTAGCTGGGAGGAGATTGAGGATGTGGGCGATCAAGATGAGAAGAAAGGGGCCAGCCCACGGTCAAGCTCTACTAACAAAGTGGAGGATCTCCGAAAACGTCTTAATTCCGTTGAAGACGATGAGGACCTAAGTTGGGATATTGATGACTAGGAAGAAACCTCAGCATCCTGGATTTGAGTGGTCTGATGGCCAAACTGCCATAGTTTTGCCACTTCAAGCATGAGTTGGATCTGTATGGTGCCACAAAGATGGATACAGTTTATGGATGGATTGGCATACGATGTGTATATTGTGATGGCGGTGATTCAATTCGGTGGGGGCTGGATGTTTGATTTGGCCCCCTACATGAACTTCATAGAATGGTAGTTTTTTTTCTGTTAGTGCTGGTACTTTGCTTCCACTTAGTCCATTTGTTGCTAGTCCAATATGTACCACTTTTTTGTTTGAATATGACACATTCAGATCATTTACATAAGTGTACTCATAGATTCACATAGTGTAAGCATTTGAATTGAGAAAATATTCATCCAGTGTGAATGTAGTTCATTAAGAATACTGTGGAGGTGGATACCTACTTTCTGTAAACAGAAGTAATCACCCTTGCAGTTCCTTGCGCTGATATGGTTCATTTCGAtaaaatctttttcctgttATATGGTTATCTACCTTCCGCTTTTTATATAAGGTTACCTACCTTCCAGTTAATGCATCTCTGTAAAATTGTATTAGATTTTTTTCACAaacgaaaaaagaagaagattttTGGAGCTGAGTTGTATGAGGGATTTGTATTTCCGTGCGGGAAGTCAGTATACGTAGTTTCTGTTATATTAATATGTGATTCATAAATCCTTATCAATGAAATAATCACCTCCTTGTGcttgttcgttaaaaagatGTGATTCGTGAAGAACTTTTCCATTGGCAATCGACCGAGACCATCTAATCTTTGTTCATCTCCAGTTATGTTGCTGTTCTGTGGTTCCAGTTGATCAAACTCTGTAAAATTGCATTAGATTTTTGATAATGCTACGGTACGGATGTTCGGAATTTTAAAAAGATCGGACGCTTCGACacatgttgcaatagttaagcatcGATGTTGTCTATTATTTCTGCATGTTTCACAATGGATGTtggcatgaaacatagtgttcagATTGTggcgggaattttctatcctagAATTAAACGATGTAGTTATTTTTATAcatcatttttcatgttgcaaatagTGACCGATGATATTGCACTAGTTGATTTTCAATGTTTCGACTCTAACAGAGCCGTTGGAATTTGGAGTGAGTTGAACGAGTGATTTGCAGTTATTACGTAGTATGTTCTCATGCAATTCAGAAGAGTACCTTTTCCATCGGCCAGTATTTTGGTAATCTCAGTTCGAGAGTCGACGAGCCCAACTCTGGAGCTAACAGTGTTCGGCACACCGTAATGTACTGAAGCCAggaatcaaacaaaatcaaaggcGGCTAGATTGACCTTTGGGTAAAGGAGGCTTATAGCTATGCATCCCTTGCTTTTCACTTTCCATTTTCTTCGCCCATTGATTTGGAATCTGCTGGCTGGGTTCTTGGCAGTTTTAGTCAGAGATTTAGCAAAACCAGCGGCCTCAATCTGAATTCGCTTCAAATACGATGCATGGATTTGGACTAATATAGGCCGAActgaaccccccccccccccctcgtaAAACTCAACCCGCTTTAAAAAGGGGCCACGTATCCATCCATTCCAGGGGGCAGAAGTGGGACAGCTGCATAATCTCGTGGGGGGTTTGAGggtttcctctctctctctctctctctctctctctctctctctcatcactGCCgctgacctcgccgccggcgacgcgagACAACAAGGCGGGTCTGCACCTGCCGATCATCTTCCCTCGTCGAGAGGTATCTCCCTCCTCCCCTTTCCTTGTACCGATTTTTCTTTTTCGCCATTGATCGCCCCCTCCTCCGGGTTCACGCTTCTTTGACGCTCGGAAGAGATAAAAAAATGGTCGATATGTGTTGGTCTGCATACCTTACAGAATTCCTCTCCCGTTGGTAGATTCACCGCTGTTTGGATCGCAAGGGGCAGGATGGAGGAGGCCAGACTAGCGTTCGCGCAGGACAGCCCGCCGCTGGCCATCATCGCTGCTGCCAAGATTGCCGGTGTTTCCCTGACTATTGATCCTAGCCTTGCTCCAGGTTCAGTGCCCACGCTATATCTCGGTTCTGGGTAAGTGATCGCAATTGATTGCAGCTTTTCTCTATGATGAACtgctgtctttttttttctagaatacgtaggagagctgcgcatcattcAATTAAGAGGAAGGTAAATACAAAGTTTGTATAACGCTGGCTGTTAGGCACTCGCACACGGTAGTGGAAATAGGCAGAGATTACATTTGTTAAAAGGGGGCGTCTAGTAGCAGAATTTAAGACATAAAAGTCGCAGCGCTAG
This window encodes:
- the LOC101755695 gene encoding BSD domain-containing protein 1, which codes for MNFFSSVFSAPAEEEEGEEQREGEQEGKQEPAAEQSGGGWIFGGLIDTLKEEIEEQRRVNESAAAAEEEEVQQGAEGAEEEAGSGGGWIFGGLIKTLAEEIEAQRKEQEVIAAAAAEEEGKERERGAEADATADEEGEGSGGGWSFGGLIKTLAEEIEAQRNEQGAAAAVEEEEGERGADAEVAAAEGEEGDEAGEGPDGGWSFGGLVKTFASRSETVLGGYRRDLQDLGSGLRLETAALRAAAARAASALPGALEASASAASDRLESVGQAVDDLGAAAAGLLSHANEALRSAEGDGEDGDGASRPSDASASGASWRASLPSKKYTRFEAQVLALRADPATFTEEPEDSEGFARWNSSFSIDEVKEQIEGVLRESPGLESFVERLVPSVVDYETFWSRYFFAVDKLRQAEDVRTKLVSRAMSKEEDEELSWDVDDDDEDANTSDHKEGTNSMVDKKEEKSADPFNHETEGSGKQEAAVGTDSTEDKEVASAEAKDGNGESSVETLTPKSSNGVGQEEKAEAGDSSKESDFSVVSQPSAQEEDLSWEEIEDVGDQDEKKGASPRSSSTNKVEDLRKRLNSVEDDEDLSWDIDD